Proteins from one Microbacterium sp. Root553 genomic window:
- a CDS encoding ABC transporter ATP-binding protein — protein MTTLEFTHVTKTYNVRGAGRLKALDDVSFTLTSGQTIGLVGQSGSGKSTIAKILTQLETPTSGEVRLDGAPIPRRGKGLRRYRQQLRMVFQDPFASLNPYHSIRYHLERPIRLDDVVPKDQTEAEVRRLLERVRLDADAVIDRRPHELSGGQRQRVAIARALASRPSLLVADEPVSMLDVSIRLGVLNLLADLQREEGLGVLYITHDLATARHFSDKIMVLNQGRVVEYGDADDVILNPQDPYTRELRAASPDPDTHFATAGPHGGAQ, from the coding sequence ATGACGACCCTCGAGTTCACCCATGTCACCAAGACGTACAACGTCCGCGGCGCCGGTCGCCTGAAGGCGCTCGACGACGTCAGCTTCACCCTGACCTCGGGGCAGACGATCGGCCTCGTCGGCCAGTCCGGCAGCGGCAAGTCGACGATCGCGAAGATCCTCACGCAGCTCGAGACGCCGACCAGCGGTGAGGTCCGCCTCGACGGCGCGCCGATCCCGCGGCGTGGCAAGGGCCTGCGCCGTTACCGGCAGCAGCTGCGCATGGTGTTCCAGGACCCGTTCGCCTCGCTCAACCCGTACCATTCGATCCGGTACCACCTGGAGCGTCCGATCCGCCTCGACGATGTCGTGCCCAAGGATCAGACCGAGGCGGAGGTGCGCAGACTCCTGGAGCGGGTCAGGCTCGACGCGGATGCCGTGATCGACCGCCGTCCGCACGAGCTGTCCGGCGGACAGAGGCAGCGCGTGGCGATCGCCCGCGCGCTCGCCTCCCGCCCGTCGCTGCTCGTCGCCGACGAGCCGGTGTCGATGCTCGACGTGTCGATCCGCCTCGGGGTGCTGAACCTGCTCGCCGATCTGCAGCGCGAGGAGGGCCTCGGCGTGCTCTACATCACTCATGACCTCGCCACCGCGCGGCACTTCAGCGACAAGATCATGGTGCTCAACCAGGGTCGGGTCGTCGAGTACGGCGACGCCGACGACGTCATCCTCAACCCTCAGGACCCCTACACGCGAGAGCTGCGGGCGGCGTCGCCCGATCCCGACACGCACTTCGCGACCGCCGGACCGCACGGAGGTGCACAGTGA
- a CDS encoding ABC transporter ATP-binding protein produces the protein MSEPLLSVRGLSVVYDVDPPVEAVKNVTLELRRGEILGLAGESGCGKTTLAYGVQRLLRAPAVISGGSVIFHDASGVDVDINDLDVDAMQRFRWDKVSMVFQGAMNALNPVATIGSQLEDVFEIHRPDMTRRQRRAEAEELLEIVKVGRQRIRSFPHELSGGMRQRVMIAMALALRPQLMVMDEPTTALDVLVQREILSQISQLRHEFGFSVIFITHDLPLLLEISDRIAIMREGEIVELASAEKIWTDPQNDYTKTLLSSFPRLTGARGVLTR, from the coding sequence ATGTCAGAACCACTCCTCAGCGTGCGCGGCCTCTCGGTCGTGTACGACGTCGATCCGCCCGTCGAGGCGGTGAAGAACGTGACCCTCGAACTGCGGCGGGGCGAGATCCTCGGTCTCGCCGGTGAGAGCGGATGCGGCAAGACCACCCTCGCCTACGGGGTGCAGCGCCTGCTCCGCGCACCGGCCGTCATCTCCGGCGGCAGCGTCATCTTCCACGACGCCTCCGGCGTCGACGTCGACATCAACGACCTCGACGTGGATGCCATGCAGCGCTTCCGCTGGGACAAGGTGTCGATGGTCTTCCAGGGCGCGATGAACGCGCTCAACCCGGTCGCGACGATCGGCTCGCAATTGGAGGACGTGTTCGAGATCCATCGACCGGACATGACCCGCAGACAGCGTCGAGCGGAGGCCGAGGAGCTGCTCGAGATCGTCAAGGTGGGGCGCCAGCGCATCCGCTCCTTCCCGCATGAGCTCTCCGGCGGCATGCGCCAGCGCGTGATGATCGCGATGGCGCTGGCCCTCCGCCCGCAGCTCATGGTCATGGATGAGCCGACCACCGCACTCGACGTGCTGGTCCAGCGTGAGATCCTCAGCCAGATCTCGCAGCTGCGTCACGAGTTCGGCTTCTCGGTCATCTTCATCACGCACGACCTTCCGCTGCTGCTCGAGATCAGCGATCGCATCGCCATCATGCGCGAGGGCGAGATCGTCGAGTTGGCCTCGGCCGAGAAGATCTGGACCGATCCGCAGAATGACTACACGAAGACGCTGCTGTCGTCGTTCCCCCGTCTCACCGGCGCGCGAGGAGTGCTGACACGATGA
- a CDS encoding ABC transporter permease: MTTASPELGQFEQQDRDALEVGTTATTAEKGRVLVPWRFFAGRAGFYLFTLWAAITINFFLPRFMKGDAVSSYLARNRNISPEAADSLRILLGIDTDKSMWQQYVDYWAMLFRGDLGISTLHGLRPVAEVLSSALPWTLGLVGLATIISFALGTVGGAIVGWKRGSRLDALIPITTFFNTIPYFWLGLIAIAIFSSTLKWFPSSHAYGKGQSPEWSLDFIGQVIAHGTLPAVTIIIASLGGWMLGMRNMMLTVLDEDYITVAQAKGMPNRRVLWAYAARNAVLPQVQSFALSIGFIVGGTIVMEMVFSYPGVGKLLLDATNAKDFALMQGVFLVITLSVLVANILADIVYAYLDPRTRQTEA, translated from the coding sequence GTGACCACCGCATCGCCCGAGCTCGGGCAGTTCGAGCAGCAGGACCGCGACGCCCTCGAGGTCGGCACGACCGCGACCACCGCCGAGAAAGGACGCGTACTCGTGCCCTGGCGGTTCTTCGCCGGGCGGGCGGGCTTCTACCTGTTCACGCTCTGGGCCGCCATCACGATCAACTTCTTCCTGCCCCGGTTCATGAAGGGCGATGCGGTCAGCTCCTACCTCGCCCGCAACCGCAACATCAGTCCGGAGGCGGCCGACTCGCTGCGCATCCTGCTCGGCATCGACACCGACAAGTCGATGTGGCAGCAGTACGTCGACTACTGGGCGATGCTGTTCCGCGGCGACCTCGGCATCTCGACCCTGCACGGGCTGCGACCCGTCGCAGAGGTGCTCAGCTCGGCCCTTCCCTGGACGCTCGGCCTGGTCGGACTCGCGACGATCATCTCGTTCGCGCTCGGCACCGTCGGCGGGGCGATCGTCGGCTGGAAGCGCGGCAGCAGGCTCGACGCGCTCATCCCGATCACGACGTTCTTCAACACGATCCCGTACTTCTGGCTGGGGCTGATCGCGATCGCGATCTTCTCGTCGACCCTCAAGTGGTTCCCCTCGTCGCACGCGTACGGCAAGGGGCAGTCGCCGGAGTGGAGCCTCGACTTCATCGGCCAGGTGATCGCGCACGGCACCCTGCCCGCGGTGACGATCATCATCGCGTCGCTCGGCGGCTGGATGCTGGGCATGCGCAACATGATGCTCACGGTGCTCGATGAGGACTACATCACCGTCGCCCAGGCCAAGGGCATGCCCAACCGTCGCGTGCTCTGGGCGTACGCCGCCCGCAACGCGGTGCTTCCTCAGGTGCAGAGCTTCGCGCTCTCGATCGGCTTCATCGTCGGCGGCACGATCGTGATGGAGATGGTGTTCAGCTACCCCGGTGTCGGCAAGCTCCTGCTCGACGCCACCAATGCGAAGGACTTCGCCCTGATGCAGGGGGTGTTCCTGGTGATCACGCTGTCGGTGCTGGTCGCCAACATCCTCGCCGACATCGTCTACGCATACCTCGACCCGCGCACGCGCCAGACGGAGGCCTGA